Proteins co-encoded in one Capsicum annuum cultivar UCD-10X-F1 chromosome 9, UCD10Xv1.1, whole genome shotgun sequence genomic window:
- the LOC107843195 gene encoding polyadenylation and cleavage factor homolog 4 — translation MEMEGSRRPFDRSRLEPGPKKPRLIETPQIGNERERGSNGRNSFIPQRTVATAAQQHEELVNQYKTALTELTFNSKPIITNLTIIAGENLQAAKAIAATICNNIIEVPIEQKLPSLYLLDSIVKNIGRDYIKYFATRLPEVFCKAYRQVEPSVHPGMRHLFGTWKGVFPPQQLQLIEKELGFATGVNGSSSGTSRPDPQAQRPAHSIHVNPKYLEARQRLQQSTRPKGAVSDINVNEDVERPERTTSVSSGRSWIDPSIKRAQKDKLNEHVPEKAITAAYGDSDYVSDLPRRSAFGVGRGGERFKEQGFDKPWYDSGTGKILSQRSGLDIKHGFQSIAQKSSTSDAHPQLMQSLPNRSWKNSEEEEYMWDDVNSAAKDRWASEDSDKSDLENQLRRPQSTREVGLRADSEASADSLSAEERGPASFVNQMSAMWSRESPSLDGARHSASVQGAPVHPEGYQTSFGGLPKATNSIGRASYKLQTGSVHVGAPNFVPVNATLESRDSIVQQGETLRAASPSAQSPMHQRPPSPSLITSNTNQIVNSLGEQYQTQISSRSDPRLSQFSRRSNLDPRNQFVQESLAMPSRNTVSVNSQRQQPPGLQNSSALASSHQLRHSVKQESLESEYSGQTQTTVPQISGFPDSSSTSSLLAAVLKSGVIGSKSSSGTTLSSLDKGALSSLASAQPLLTQFSPSGPRIPPASNSSLSLDRNASKPPNYSQRNVEHPPLPPGPPPTLGGSALLLPSNAPNTASSPLSSILSTLVAKGLISASKEEPPTYAPSDTPPQIQNLIPPARSISTPASSAPISSSAPSSASKDELSLSKPLAEAPKALLQSAKEEIKSLIGLAFKPDVIRKSHPAMISELLDDIPHQCGICGFGLKLQEKLDRHLEWHSSRNPDVKLLNNSRKWYLNSGEWIAGFGGVPCGDKCKGPDGDSSEASECTEAMVLADESQCVCVLCGEFFEDFYSEESDEWMFKDAVYMSIPSESDCQGPIVHKNCISETSCQELGLA, via the exons ATGGAAATGGAAGGTTCTAGAAGACCATTTGATAGATCAAGATTGGAACCGGGACCTAAAAAACCACGATTAATCGAAACCCCCCAAATTGGAAATGAACGCGAGCGCGGTTCTAATGGGCGTAATAGTTTTATTCCTCAACGAACAGTAGCAACAGCAGCTCAACAACACGAGGAGTTAGTGAATCAGTATAAGACGGCGTTAACTGAATTGACATTTAATTCGAAGCCAATAATAACGAATTTGACTATTATTGCTGGTGAGAATTTGCAAGCTGCTAAGGCAATTGCTGCTACTATCTGCAACAATATTATTGAG GTTCCTATCGAGCAAAAACTGCCATCTCTATATCTTTTGGACAGCATTGTGAAGAACATTGGGCGGGATTATATTAAGTATTTTGCCACCAGGCTACCTGAG GTTTTCTGCAAAGCATATAGACAGGTTGAACCTTCAGTACATCCAGGGATGCGGCATCTTTTTGGAACCTGGAAAGGAGTATTTCCCCCTCAACAACTCCAATTAATTGAGAAGGAGCTCGGATTTGCGACTGGTGTCAATGGCTCTTCATCAGGGACATCTAGGCCTGATCCACAGGCTCAACGACCTGCACATAGCATTCATGTAAATCCGAAATATCTGGAGGCGCGGCAACGCCTACAGCAGTCAACCAGG CCAAAAGGAGCAGTCAGTGACATCAATGTAAATGAGGATGTAGAGAGACCAGAGAGAACAACCAGTGTTAGTTCTGGAAGATCATGGATTGATCCTTCTATTAAG CGTGCTCAGAAAGATAAGTTGAATGAGCATGTTCCTGAGAAAGCTATCACTGCAGCGTATGGAGATTCAGATTATGTTTCTGATCTGCCGAGACGTTCTGCCTTTGGAGTAGGAAGAGGAGGTGAAAGATTTAAAGAACAGGGGTTTGATAAACCTTGGTATGATTCTGGAACTGGTAAAATATTGAGCCAAAGAAGTGGCTTGGACATTAAGCATGGTTTCCAAAGTATAGCCCAAAAATCTTCAACCTCTGATGCACATCCACAACTGATGCAGTCCTTACCAAATAGGAGCTGGAAGAATTCTGAGGAAGAGGAGTACATGTGGGATGATGTAAATAGTGCAGCTAAAGACCGGTGGGCATCTGAGGATTCAGATAAATCT GACTTAGAGAATCAACTAAGGAGACCACAAAGCACAAGGGAGGTTGGGTTAAGGGCTGATAGTGAAGCCTCAGCTGATTCTCTCTCTGCTGAAGAGAGAGGGCCAGCTTCTTTTGTGAATCAAATGTCAGCAATGTGGTCCAGAGAATCACCTTCTTTAGATGGAGCTAGGCATTCTGCTTCTGTTCAAGGTGCTCCAGTTCATCCAGAAGGCTATCAAACTTCTTTCGGTGGGTTGCCAAAAGCTACAAATTCAATAGGTAGGGCATCTTACAAGTTACAGACAGGTTCAGTCCATGTTGGTGCGCCAAATTTTGTGCCGGTGAATGCTACTCTGGAATCCAGGGATTCCATAGTGCAACAGGGAGAGACACTCAGAGCTGCCTCTCCCTCTGCTCAGTCACCAATGCATCAGCGTCCTCCATCCCCGTCACTCATTACAAGCAACACTAATCAAATAGTTAACAGTCTTGGTGAGCAGTACCAGACGCAAATCAGTTCTCGTTCTGATCCAAGACTATCCCAATTCTCAAGGAGGTCAAATTTAGATCCCCGTAATCAGTTTGTCCAGGAATCTCTGGCAATGCCATCTCGGAATACGGTGTCAGTTAATTCACAAAGACAACAGCCTCCAGGTTTGCAGAATTCGTCTGCCTTGGCTTCTTCTCATCAGTTGAGACATAGTGTAAAGCAGGAAAGCCTGGAATCTGAATATTCTGGTCAAACCCAGACAACAGTTCCTCAGATTTCAGGTTTTCCTGATTCCTCTAGCACTAGCAGTTTGTTGGCTGCTGTTTTAAAGAGCGGAGTCATTGGTAGTAAATCAAGTTCTGGTACTACACTGAGTTCTCTTGATAAGGGTGCTCTGTCATCCCTAGCCAGTGCACAGCCTCTTCTCACCCAGTTCTCCCCATCTGGACCCAGGATCCCACCAGCCTCTAATTCTAGTCTATCGTTGGACAGAAATGCCTCAAAGCCTCCAAATTATTCCCAGAGAAATGTAGAACATCCACCATTGCCACCTGGGCCACCTCCAACTCTTGGAGGGAGTGCATTGTTGCTTCCTTCAAATGCGCCAAATACTGCTTCCAGCCCTCTATCAAGTATTTTGAGTACATTGGTGGCGAAGGGATTGATATCTGCATCAAAGGAGGAGCCACCTACTTATGCTCCTTCAGATACACCTCCTCAAATTCAGAACCTTATTCCACCTGCAAGATCCATTTCAACTCCTGCTTCATCTGCTCCAATATCCTCATCTGCTCCTTCCTCAGCTTCCAAGGATGAGCTTTCTCTCTCAAAACCACTCGCTGAAGCTCCTAAGGCCTTACTTCAGTCCGCGAAGGAAGAGATAAAAAGTCTCATTGGGCTTGCATTTAAGCCAGATGTGATTCGGAAGTCCCATCCTGCTATGATCAGTGAACTGCTTGATGACATTCCACATCAGTGTGGCATATGCGGTTTTGGACTTAAACTCCAAGAGAAACTTGATAGACACTTGGAGTGGCATTCATCAAGAAATCCAGACGTCAAACTGTTGAATAATTCAAGGAAGTGGTATTtgaattctggggagtggattgCTGGATTTGGTGGCGTCCCTTGTGGTGATAAGTGCAAAGGACCAGATGGAGATTCTAGTGAAGCATCAGAATGTACTGAGGCAATGGTTCTTGCAGATGAAAGtcaatgtgtgtgtgttttgtgtggtgAGTTTTTTGAAGACTTTTACAGCGAAGAAAGTGATGAATGGATGTTCAAAGATGCTGTTTACATGAGTATTCCAAGTGAGAGTGATTGTCAGGGTCCGATAGTCCACAAGAACTGTATTTCAGAAACTTCCTGTCAAGAGTTGGGGCTTGCCTAG
- the LOC107843196 gene encoding putative phytosulfokines 6, producing the protein MEQKNILFLLTLMVLLISHTTSARLLSTTTLQVNKKFFTGASNPISSSQDEDFNELMGAEECKENDEKCLKRRMVAEAHLDYIYTQHKPKP; encoded by the exons AtggaacaaaaaaatattttatttcttcttactCTTATGGTTTTACTTATTTCCCACACAACCTCAGCTCGTCTTCTTTCTACAACAACTTTACAag tgaATAAGAAATTTTTTACTGGGGCTAGCAATCCAATTTCCTCATCACAAGATGAAGACTTCAATGAA cTTATGGGAGCAGAAGAatgtaaagaaaatgatgaaaaatgtttAAAGAGAAGAATGGTTGCTGAGGCTcatttggattatatttatacACAACACAAGCCAAAGCCATGa